One segment of Mobula birostris isolate sMobBir1 chromosome 29, sMobBir1.hap1, whole genome shotgun sequence DNA contains the following:
- the LOC140190058 gene encoding histone H4, translating into MSGRGKGGKGLGKGGAKRHRKVLRDNIQGITKPAIRRLARRGGVKRISGLIYEETRGVLKVFLENVIRDAVTYTEHAKRKTVTAMDVVYALKRQGRTLYGFGG; encoded by the coding sequence ATGTCTGGCAGAGGAAAAGGAGGCAAAGGACTCGGGAAAGGCGGAGCCAAGCGGCACCGTAAAGTGCTCCGTGATAACATCCAGGGCATCACCAAACCAGCCATCCGCCGTCTGGCTCGCCGTGGCGGCGTCAAGCGAATCTCGGGTCTCATCTACGAGGAGACCCGCGGTGTGCTAAAAGTTTTCCTGGAGAATGTGATCCGCGATGCCGTCACTTACACGGAGCACGCCAAGCGCAAGACGGTCACTGCCATGGATGTGGTGTACGCGCTGAAACGCCAGGGCCGCACTCTCTATGGCTTCGGCGGTTGA
- the LOC140190299 gene encoding histone H2AX-like, translated as MSGRGKTSGKARSKAKSRSSRAGLQFPVGRVHRLLRKGNYAERVGAGAPVYLAAVLEYLTAEILELAGNAARDNKKTRIIPRHLQLAVRNDEELNKLLGGVTIAQGGVLPNIQAVLLPKKTGGASK; from the coding sequence ATGAGCGGACGAGGAAAAACTAGCGGCAAAGCTCGGTCGAAGGCCAAGTCTCGCTCCTCCCGGGCAGGACTGCAGTTCCCAGTGGGCCGTGTTCACAGGCTCCTGAGAAAGGGTAACTATGCTGAGCGAGTGGGTGCTGGAGCCCCGGTCTAtctggctgctgtgctcgagtATCTGACGGCTGAAATCCTTGAGCTGGCCGGCAACGCGGCCCGGGACAACAAAAAGACCCGCATCATTCCCAGGCATCTGCAGCTGGCCGTCCGCAACGACGAGGAGCTCAACAAGCTGTTGGGCGGGGTGACCATCGCTCAGGGCGGGGTGCTGCCCAACATCCAGGCCGTGCTGTTGCCCAAGAAAACCGGCGGAGCCAGCAAGTGA
- the LOC140189979 gene encoding histone H3, whose translation MARTKQTARKSTGGKAPRKQLATKAARKSAPATGGVKKPHRYRPGTVALREIRRYQKSTELLIRKLPFQRLVREIAQDFKTDLRFQSSAVMALQEASEAYLVGLFEDTNLCAIHAKRVTIMPKDIQLARRIRGERA comes from the coding sequence ATGGCCCGAACCAAGCAAACCGCGCGCAAATCAACTGGTGGGAAAGCTCCCCGCAAGCAACTGGCCACCAAAGCGGCGCGGAAGAGCGCTCCAGCCACGGGCGGAGTGAAGAAGCCTCATCGCTACCGGCCTGGCACTGTGGCTCTGAGGGAGATCCGTCGGTACCAGAAATCCACCGAGCTGCTTATCCGTAAGCTTCCATTCCAGCGCCTGGTCCGAGAAATCGCTCAGGACTTCAAGACCGACCTGCGCTTCCAGAGTTCAGCCGTCATGGCCCTGCAGGAGGCCAGTGAAGCTTATCTGGTGGGACTCTTTGAGGACACTAACCTGTGCGCCATCCACGCTAAGCGAGTTACCATCATGCCCAAAGACATCCAGTTAGCCCGCCGCATCCGCGGAGAGCGCGCCTAA